The genomic window AACTTTGAAGCCAAATTTCTACAGTGTCAAAACAATGTCTCTAGACATTGAAGTCTTGGTCTCAAGACATACAAGCCtacaattgaaaatttttttagttGGGCTAAAAGGGACCTGAAACGAATATGCAATTAAACTCTAATATTAGTCTAGTTATGTccttaaacatataaattacaattattttatattgtaAAAGAATGTTCAATATTAAATGTAACACTCGTTGCTCGAATTTTCTCAAGTAAGGGGTGGTGCAGAAAATCATTGGTTGGAAGGCAATTATTGCAAATTTCCAAaggaaaatgataattttgtaagGAAGTTTTGAGTTTCCAAAGATTGGTCCACGCTTAGTGCAGAGCTGATGCCACAGGAGTAATAGTGCTAGACTGATACAGTAGGGTATAAGCATTCTTCATAAAGACAAGaccattaaaattaaatttccatACAATTCTGTCTTCAACCCCTTGGATTAAGAGGGTTCTGCTGAGGAGGACAGAGGCTCAACCATGATTGAGtagataattgattttttttggtcCCAATTGTTGATGTGTGGGAAGACGCATGATTCAACTTCATTGGTAGAGGCAAGTAATTTGATAGTGTCTACGAGAGGGAAGTTTAAATTTGAACTTATCCAGCAGTTTTTACCTTCCCAAAGTTGAACATCCTTTCCCTGCACGTAGATGTCTCTACCTTTGAGAATGCCTTTCCAGGCCCAATAGTCAGTTGGCTTAGGTTTGACAGATTCAATCGGGTAATGATTGCAATACTTAGCTCTTAAAACCATTGTGGGAAGATAGTTCTGACTTGTCATTATGCCTCACGCGATTTTTTAGTGTTAGCTCTTAAAATCTAAGGGACAGAGAGTTTTGACTTGTTATTATGTGTCATACGATTTTTGAGAGAAAAGCGTCATTGAAAATGTTAATCTTCCGAATTCTCAATCCTCCTCCTAACAAAGGAGAGTCCTAATGACAAGAGTGAAGCTTTTATCATTGGAGTTGTGTCCCCACCAAAAAGAACCTGTTAgagatcgacccgattaagcaacaagtaacaaaaaatagtagaataaattgagaaattgaacacacaaatttaacgtggaaaaacccctccaaagaggataaaaaactacgagcaaagataattttactataacggcaaaagaacgaagagtacaaaagatggggataaaactaaaccctaaaaacccaaaaacaaagaaccctcaaaacgtaaacacaaaattctctaaatgtgttatgagttctaatctaatgggtgttaTTACTAAGGTTATAAAAgaatctatttataggctaaattcatatgtcaaataataataaaataatctaaactaatcagtgtttgactgaaacaaataaacagagtttaactaaaagattatttctcaaatttaactgaaaataggagtcatacttaacaaatctccacattgactcatatttccacaacgccatctttgccaaagcccgccacgagcctatcttgaactatgcaaggaattaactgagtcgaatctgtgcttagaaactggaagacttctagccttcgacttgtacattgccaaatcaaaactaacccgggtctgattttcacgaatacagtgtcctaacttttcaaaacctgcattcAAAAGAGAActtctcttcaacgaaacggtcatacatttttccctcctatgaccaagttgcctccgctccaaacgagttaaCTTTGACtctgtaacggacgagggacgtccgatttcaccggtcactgtagaaccttccagaatataaagactgccagttcttttaccttttaacaaaacgagagctccacgagatactttaatgctgctcgactcgatgtttattttgtatcctttcaagtctaaaatactcaaggagatgagattctttcgtaaatcaggtacatacctgacatctaagAGTGTcataatcgtcccatcgtgtgttctaattttaacagtaccaagaccaattaccttactagatgaatcgtttcccataagcacaactccaccttcaaccgaactgtatgtagagaaccattctctattaggacacatgtggaaagaacatcccgaatctaggatccactcggacgtgagcttggagttatcacttgttgacactaacaagaaatcatcaccactttcatcaatcaaattagcaccagctacatcttcctcgttactctcagcagctattttatttcgcagtttataacaatctgctttaacatgacctaactttttataatagcgacaccttttctcttttctttgatgacatcaaaacggaagcttgcctatctgccttgctatccaaatgaagctcattgtcgagtttgtctctactcaacgaATGACCCTTCatatcttcgaacgagagtttgtctttgTCATAAATTAGGGTcaccctgaaagacttgtatgaagggggtaaagagcacaataatagcatagcttgatcttcatcatcaatatgaacctcaacgttctttaaatcatttaaaaaagtaatgaattgactgatgtgatctctaagaagctcaccttcgttcatgcgaaatgtaaatagacgttgtttcaataCTAAACgattagctagagacttagtcgcataaagagtttctaaccttttccacaaggcgaatgaggtcttctccatcaatacctcctgcaataccgtattcgcgaggcacaactggattgcagaaaaggccttttcatcaagctcttcccattctgttttatttagattctcaggctttttcccggtaataacctttttcaaaccggattgaactagaattgtaaTCATcagaacttgccacagattgaaatttgtctcaccatcgaacttctcaatttcaaactttGTTGTTGCCATATCTGAATGAGCTGATctttgaactagctctgataccacttgttagggatcgacccgattaagtaacaagtaacaaaaaatagcggaataaattgagaaattgaacacacaaatttaacgtggaaaaaccgctccaaagaggataaaaaatcacggggaaatataattttactataataaaaaaagaacgaagagtacaaaagatggagataaaactaaaccctaaaaacccgaaaacaaataaccctcaaaacgtaaacacaaaattctctaaatgtgttatgagttctaatctaatgggtgttaTTACTAAGATTataaaagaacctatttataggctaaattcatatgtcaattaataataaaataatctaaactaatcagtgtttgactgaaacaaataaacagagcttaactaaaagattatttttcaaatttgactaaaaataggagtcatacttaacagaACCAATGGTCTTATCAATTTCATTGCAAATGTAATTTGGGGCCTTGAAGATAGAAAGGGAGTACAACAGAAGTGATGTCAAGGTAGATTTGATAAGGGTGAGTCTTCCACCCGATGATAGACACTTTGATTTCCATGAGGCTAGTTTATTTTACCTTGTAAATTAAGGTTTGGAAAATTTCTTTTTTCCTGTGAAGTCTCCCCAATTCCAAACCTAAATATTTCCACAGTTGGCCAACACTTTTTGCATTAAGAATACAGCTATACCATCTTTTGGCCAGTAACTTGGTAAAAGGATCAAGAAAGAGTTCAGATTTATCAAAATTGATTTGGAGCCCCGAcaggtaaaaaaaattttaaaaacagttTTGAAGGATCTGCGAATCTAAATAGAAGAGTTAAAAAGATAAAAGAGCGGAGGATATTCATGCACAGAACAAAAGGTTAGGATGAAAAGGGATCAACTTAACTCAGCCCTCCAACCGGAGTAAAGCTTTTAAAAAGTGAGCCATGACTAAAACATGACAAGGACAAAAAAAACCCATTTTTATAGGATGGTCAAAACCCATTCTTTATAGGACAAggacaaaaaaattcatttgactTAAACTATAGGACTCGGTAGAATATATTTTACCcaaatattcaatatttaaaccttttttttttctgaaaattcatTTGAAAGCTTCATTGATTTAACTTACGATGCAATCTGCATTGCCCAAAGTCAAGTGCAACATTCAGAATAATCAAGACAATCAAAACATAATCGTGTTTTGCAACAGCACAAGTCCGGTCCAGCACTAATGTTAGATAGACAGCAACCTTTGCTCATTAACACACAATCAAAGGCCTATGCCTCAAGGACCATGAAAACTTTATTAAATTATGGATCCTGTAAAACCTTCCATCTATTTAAGCGCAAAAGCTTTTATGGATACGTGCACAGCAGTTTCCAGCATTTCCATCATGATTGGACGTGCTTCATGGCTGAAATAACTTCACTAATCGACACAAACTCTCGCCTCCTCTTCAGAAGTGTCTTGCCTAATTCAAGAGCCCGTTGCTCGAAATCtgctcttatgttagcttctttAATTGATTCAAAATCCTCGACATGAGCAACACCTACAATTCTCCTGCAAGTTATTAGAAGATAAAAACAACATTAGAACTTACAAAATTCTTCGAGTTCATTagataaatttaacaaaataggaTCCTGCATGTCATTGTAGGTAGAAGAGACTGGTCCTATGATTGCTATTCAACCTGTAGAGGAAGACTCCTCTATCTGATTGCCAGAATTTTCTGACGACAAAGCCATTCTACAAAATTTTCAAGCTCAGGGTTCTGATCATAGAGgtttcaaaagttacatctcgTCAATATTTCCTAGTCAACTCAAGAATCTATTTCCTTTTACTATCAACAAAAAATTTACATGTCAAGGTTAACTGTTTAAGAGTCAATTAAGATAAAGTACAAGGTTGAGAATATAGGGTAAAAAGTCTAGAATGCGGTGTTAATTCAAAGACATAAATATAACAGCAATGGACTGAAATGCAAGATTACAGACTACCATAAGACAGGTAAACACGGAATTATGAAGGCCAGGAACATAGAAAAAGTAGAGAACCTGGTAGAAAATCATTTCCTCACCTTATCATCTTAGCAGCACCAAACCCAAGAGTATCGTGGAACAATTCCTTCATATACTTTTCCTGTATAAGTTTCTGAAGCTCAGGATTGTTATAAATTGCAGGAAGATAAGCCTCCCCAGAGCCATTTTTGTGTTCATCCCATAGTGCGGTAAACTTTTGGTGGAAAAGATTCCAAGTATCCTCAATTGTCTTCAATATCCACTCTTTGTATGACTATGACAATATGAAATTCAGCAATGTCTATATAATACTTcgatatttttataaaacaaaataaacattgCAAGTCTTCCaaaaaaaaacctatataaaTGATGCTTCCTTAGCTTGTAAAGCAATATgtatgatgtatgaatatgtacaTACATGCTAACAAATATCTGGCAACTCCACCAAGAGTAGCTTGAGGTAAAATAATAGTGGTGATACAACTTTATCTTGACCTACAACTTATGATACCATAGAGACCATATTTAACCATAAAATCGCAAGATATATGACAAGAATTTTCCATAATAAATTGAATGGCTAAACAAGATTCGAAAGCAGTATAGATTAGGACGGAACTATAACTAAAGATGACATAAATTGAATGGCTAAACAAGATTCAAAAGCAGAAGCAACTTATCTTCTAGCACATACTAAAACAGGATAGACTAAGATGGAATTATAACTAAAGATGACAAACTAAAAAGACAAGTATACTGGAAAGTTCTCATTAAGCAATAAGAGAGGCAATGAAAGGAATACTTTTCTGTCATTCCCTTGACCAGCATGTCCATCTTGTGCAAAGAAAGCCAGAATCAAGTTTCCAATAAAAGCACCAATATCAAATCCCATTGGTCCATAAAATGCAAACTCTGGATCTATGACCTGAGTTGAATCAGGAGTAACCATTACAGAACCAGTATGGAGATCTCCATGTATAAGAGCCTGAGCTCTTTCACAGAACCTACATAAAGGGATGTTTAATAACTTGATAAAGCATAAAATGGCAGTTACAGGAGGTAGCATTAAAAGGAAAGGCAACCATACTTAGATTTCAATTCAGCTACTTCAATCTTCAATAGATTATCCTCCCGGACAGTCTCCGCATCACGGTCAAGATAAGGTGAAGTCCAACGGTTATATTCAGATACTTTATAGGGGTCAGAAAAAACAACCTGCTCAGTGAGCCTGCATAGTTCCACATTCCCACAAAATTCGGCCACTGCACAAAACATTGAATGTAAATGAATCAGCATCATATCGCCAAGCTTCTAAAAGCCATCAATACTAGAAAATAGCATTTCTTTAATCTAAAACAACACATATATACTTGCTCCAAACAGACTAGTAGAGTTCTTCATATCCACAGGCATATAAAGaagcattttttttcttaattccaTGAGTTCCCATGACTACTGGTATTAAAATCATATTCATGGCACTGCTAAAATTGCACTAAGAATTGACAAGATCCGTGGTCAAGAAGATCTAAACATTGAATGGCTACTGAAGGAAGAAGCTATATTGAGATAATTAGAAATAGATTAATATAATACCAGGCTTAAACATACACTTGCCATTTACTTAATGAATAAGAAAATATACTTTTCCCCTTGTAATCTTTGGTATATAGACATTATGGACCAATCATTTATCAGATATAACAGATAATAATAGCACCAGCAGCAAGCTTTCTAAAGCTCTAATACATTTCAAATATTGGATAGTAGATTATACAACACTCCCTAAACTACCGATAGTTTGATATGTTTCATCAAACTTGATGCATTCGGGCCCAAAATATAACAAGAACTTTGTTATGAATCAATGTTGCAACCAAGAATTCCATAATATGTAGTTTTATTAGTGCACGATCTATATCTATATAAATCCTAACTTATGATCCCCAAATGTACTTGCAGTGACAGCATTCAAACTACACCAAAACCAAACTCAAAACATAAAAACACTGAGAAAGAAAATGCATATGAGTCCGTTACCAGCACGTTTGTGCTCTGTGGTTGACCGATATAGGAGAGATGTGCAGAAAAGAGTCTTGGCCATGTATTCTGACATATGTTCCGCCAACAAAGGATATTCAATCCCAGCAATTAACCCTTTTCTCAGGATTATATGGGGCGGCTCTAAATACCGCATTCCAATCAAGGACATGGTACGGTCAAAGTGATAAACTTCAGGAACATGTTCTGGGCATAACGCACCATGTTGTTTTAACGCTAACACTTCGAAATATGCTCTTTCCTTAGTCATGGGCCAAGATTCCCCAATACATCGTATGTAGGGAAGTGCCTGTATTCAACATTTTACGCATAAACTGGAAAATCCCATTTCATAATTTCGAGTATTTAAagattaaaagggaaaaaaagaagaagaagaagaagaagcgaAACCTGCTTGATTACAAAAGAACCAGAAGGGGCAACGATGATGTAGACGAAATTAAGATTGCCATCTCCAACTTCCTTAATCTTTAAACCATCATAGTTGTCGACGATCTTCGATGACAAAGACGGCGTTGCTTTAATGTATTCGATGAGCGACTTCTCGTCTAGTGGCCTGAACTCAGAAAACGCCATTGACTTCCTTGTTTGAGGCAGTCCTTTTGAGGGGTTTTAAGAAGAAGTGAAGAAGCGATGTACAGAGATTTAAGGAAGAGAGATGCGTGACTTAACTTCAAACGTTGGCACTGTAGGCTGtagagtaaaaagaaaaaaagattcgaTAATAGCGTCGAAGATTTTTACAATGGGTAAGCCAATAGGGGATCAGTGAAGTATGGCCGGGCAAGCTGGTCGTGAAATGAAAGATGATTTGAATGAAAC from Gossypium hirsutum isolate 1008001.06 chromosome D12, Gossypium_hirsutum_v2.1, whole genome shotgun sequence includes these protein-coding regions:
- the LOC107930597 gene encoding methylthioribose kinase; its protein translation is MAFSEFRPLDEKSLIEYIKATPSLSSKIVDNYDGLKIKEVGDGNLNFVYIIVAPSGSFVIKQALPYIRCIGESWPMTKERAYFEVLALKQHGALCPEHVPEVYHFDRTMSLIGMRYLEPPHIILRKGLIAGIEYPLLAEHMSEYMAKTLFCTSLLYRSTTEHKRAVAEFCGNVELCRLTEQVVFSDPYKVSEYNRWTSPYLDRDAETVREDNLLKIEVAELKSKFCERAQALIHGDLHTGSVMVTPDSTQVIDPEFAFYGPMGFDIGAFIGNLILAFFAQDGHAGQGNDRKSYKEWILKTIEDTWNLFHQKFTALWDEHKNGSGEAYLPAIYNNPELQKLIQEKYMKELFHDTLGFGAAKMIRRIVGVAHVEDFESIKEANIRADFEQRALELGKTLLKRRREFVSISEVISAMKHVQS